One genomic region from Spirulina subsalsa PCC 9445 encodes:
- a CDS encoding LIC_10190 family membrane protein: protein MFVLFCLWLILGSISWIIGTGVLQRTHAVSIARFGDRTILALWLGITLLGISLLATSLLLPLSPLVGGVVALLLILAALQNKNTRQELYKLPTHLSLKRILIYSIIGVIIALFNAQPVTAYDTGLYHFPVIQWLSEHGTVFGLALLSYTFGYPSSWLALATPFNLPTIGTHLAATTGGFALILCLAQGIIALERIWRKNHQFVDYFLLISTLICLPIYIWFSLPISPSPDVPLLGLSILVPWLILLLSQAPKPPQKTVIDASLIVLILAAAGLTIKLTGMVLFLTSFVFYLFFNTFSLKRLFTGIITSLILLFPMFSYGLITSGCPLYPAPLFCVNVFPWSVGTETARQSAKVIQNCARWLCPPDQPPDAEPWDWVIPWLIDQRQATFLILCSLVFLYLLYRLWQQDKIFINGQKYIISLGSLGTLYMLYGSPSLRIGLGYLFIIPAFSLALAFEHRKPVKAFSFLIIVLTTNLWLGVSSTLVLVFVSTLILTLVAYVFSPKISDKFYWIMFLILVSIVQIRMIPTYFAGFNWILPPPLPTLPSEQLITETVNDVEYTTMNPNYLWEREIGFWSTPDQCWATPLPCSPFLTHDDIRLRDPEQGIRGGFIRNEQI, encoded by the coding sequence ATGTTTGTTCTCTTTTGCCTGTGGCTCATTTTAGGAAGTATTAGCTGGATTATTGGCACTGGGGTACTCCAGCGCACTCATGCCGTCAGTATAGCTCGATTCGGCGATCGCACCATCCTCGCCCTTTGGTTAGGAATCACACTCCTAGGGATTTCCCTCCTCGCCACTTCCCTCCTCCTCCCCCTCTCCCCCCTCGTCGGTGGTGTCGTTGCCCTCCTCCTAATTCTAGCCGCCCTACAGAACAAAAACACACGCCAAGAACTCTACAAACTCCCCACCCATCTATCCCTTAAAAGAATCCTAATCTACAGTATAATCGGCGTAATAATCGCCCTCTTCAATGCCCAACCCGTCACCGCTTACGACACCGGACTTTATCATTTTCCCGTCATTCAATGGCTATCCGAACATGGCACCGTCTTCGGATTAGCCCTCCTTTCCTACACCTTCGGTTATCCCTCCTCTTGGTTAGCCCTAGCCACCCCCTTTAATTTACCCACGATTGGCACCCATTTAGCCGCCACAACCGGAGGATTTGCCCTCATTCTTTGCCTCGCCCAAGGCATCATAGCCCTCGAACGAATTTGGCGAAAAAACCATCAATTTGTTGACTATTTCTTACTCATCTCAACCCTCATTTGCCTACCCATTTATATCTGGTTCAGTCTCCCCATATCCCCCTCCCCAGACGTGCCGCTATTAGGTCTATCTATCCTTGTTCCTTGGTTAATTCTCCTATTGAGTCAAGCCCCCAAACCCCCGCAAAAAACCGTCATTGATGCCAGTCTAATCGTTCTAATTTTAGCCGCCGCAGGACTGACCATTAAACTCACAGGCATGGTTTTATTTCTCACCAGCTTTGTCTTTTACCTATTCTTTAACACCTTTAGCCTAAAACGCTTATTTACAGGCATAATAACCAGTCTTATCCTGTTATTTCCCATGTTCAGTTATGGTCTGATTACCTCCGGTTGTCCCCTCTATCCAGCCCCCCTCTTTTGTGTTAATGTCTTCCCTTGGTCCGTCGGCACAGAAACAGCCCGTCAATCCGCTAAAGTCATCCAAAACTGTGCGCGTTGGTTGTGTCCCCCCGACCAACCCCCCGACGCGGAACCGTGGGATTGGGTTATTCCGTGGCTCATTGACCAACGACAAGCCACCTTTTTAATCCTTTGTTCCCTAGTTTTTCTCTACCTTCTTTATCGGTTATGGCAGCAAGATAAAATCTTTATCAACGGACAAAAATATATAATCAGTTTAGGGAGTTTAGGCACTTTATATATGCTTTATGGTAGTCCATCTTTAAGAATTGGCTTAGGCTATCTTTTTATCATCCCCGCCTTTTCTCTTGCTCTCGCTTTTGAGCATAGAAAACCAGTAAAGGCTTTCTCCTTTCTGATCATTGTTTTAACCACAAACCTCTGGTTAGGGGTTTCCTCTACTCTAGTTTTGGTCTTTGTTTCTACCCTTATTTTAACCTTAGTTGCTTATGTATTTTCTCCTAAAATCAGTGATAAATTCTACTGGATAATGTTCCTGATTTTAGTCAGCATTGTACAGATTAGAATGATACCGACCTACTTTGCTGGCTTTAACTGGATTCTCCCCCCTCCTTTACCCACCTTACCCTCCGAACAATTAATCACTGAAACGGTTAATGATGTGGAATATACCACCATGAACCCGAACTATTTATGGGAACGAGAAATCGGATTTTGGTCAACTCCCGATCAATGTTGGGCAACTCCTCTCCCTTGTAGCCCCTTTCTAACCCACGATGATATTAGACTGCGTGACCCGGAACAAGGTATTAGAGGAGGATTTATTAGAAATGAGCAAATTTAA
- a CDS encoding glycosyltransferase family 9 protein: MSKFKRTIYLIYQIILAKILDGLLLFYQRRQAVPHLPEDPLEHPESIFILRNNDLGDLLIITPLLDALRKQFPQTKIVLGIGHWATEIVQHNPHISEIILINAPWFNRVIPQQKITDIFTYIFTSPEVAKLSQQKFTIGIDIFGSYWGAFLLLRAKIPYRLGVKGYAGGYQAMQQYVQYNEREQVGRSALRFAELLGVQDLPQCRPQLFLTSEEKAEGEKKWSEVATESQQRVIVAAGSGLEAKCWPLDYYIELVRELAQRDSLKIILIGGKGDILAAQKISSSAPNTINLVGKMTLRETFALTALSQLVLCNSSMMMHAAAAFSIPTLVLLGDSFASQAQHDDQWGYESCYHSLGKELGQRDKIYTPDEVLNYARYNQLLF; encoded by the coding sequence ATGAGCAAATTTAAACGCACAATTTACTTAATTTATCAAATTATTTTAGCTAAAATATTAGATGGTCTTTTGCTATTTTATCAGCGAAGACAAGCCGTTCCTCACTTGCCAGAAGACCCATTAGAACACCCTGAATCAATTTTTATTTTACGCAACAATGACTTAGGCGATTTACTCATTATTACCCCACTACTTGACGCACTAAGAAAACAATTTCCTCAAACCAAAATTGTTTTAGGAATAGGACACTGGGCGACAGAGATTGTTCAACATAACCCCCACATTAGCGAAATTATCCTAATCAATGCCCCTTGGTTTAATCGCGTCATTCCCCAGCAAAAAATAACCGATATTTTTACTTATATTTTTACCTCCCCAGAAGTGGCAAAACTCAGCCAACAAAAATTTACTATCGGGATTGATATTTTTGGCAGCTATTGGGGGGCTTTCCTCTTACTTCGGGCTAAAATTCCCTATCGTTTGGGGGTTAAAGGGTATGCCGGAGGATATCAGGCTATGCAGCAATATGTCCAGTATAATGAACGTGAACAAGTGGGGCGTTCTGCCTTGCGCTTTGCCGAACTTTTAGGAGTGCAAGACTTACCCCAATGTCGCCCCCAACTCTTTTTAACCAGCGAGGAAAAAGCCGAGGGTGAGAAAAAATGGTCTGAGGTTGCTACAGAATCCCAACAGCGTGTTATTGTAGCCGCAGGATCTGGTTTAGAAGCCAAATGTTGGCCGTTGGATTATTATATTGAATTAGTCCGAGAACTAGCCCAACGTGATAGTCTTAAAATCATCCTCATTGGCGGAAAAGGAGATATTCTAGCCGCCCAAAAAATCAGTTCATCTGCCCCTAACACGATTAACCTAGTCGGGAAAATGACCTTACGAGAAACCTTTGCACTAACAGCCCTGTCTCAGCTTGTCCTGTGTAATTCTAGCATGATGATGCACGCCGCCGCCGCGTTTTCTATTCCTACCCTAGTCTTGCTAGGTGATAGTTTTGCCTCTCAAGCTCAACATGATGACCAATGGGGCTATGAGTCTTGCTATCATAGTTTAGGCAAAGAGTTAGGACAACGAGACAAAATTTATACACCCGATGAGGTTTTAAATTATGCTCGGTACAATCAATTATTATTTTGA
- a CDS encoding ArnT family glycosyltransferase: MIQAKLIPFQNFKSIIKNYYFQVFTPIPLFWLVFYALGFPPPMDDDLFFIGAAINLAKTGNFVNPLLALWSDRAIDRFYVQPPFHSHILGFWLQLFGVNTASLLAFQVFCYFVFSVFLALLLKRYKFPWFTPLAITLCYGLFMFGFGLRQDGISMAFLALGLWLISYDQYLAYFFGFVCLGSSILSLPVNMVIAIPFGLGILIRNFWSIKDAPVTLKKHLFYTSMIWGLAVLFTFFILLLSINFELSRFLSDLSWCASLRRQPISNLIPSIIWQISIGAGKMIYGSLYGLLLAVEILVLINYKKQENLIKGFLVISNISLGTMLIAYSNVLGTNFNFFCWVCVIILLSKSTLPAISRKILGLMAAVIVFINYSPTFLTLFFQDRTVSTSVQEAKEFVEAHPNTAYWVDSIAARFVFDYDIPEGSVGWEFSSGSVFFLPSSVAQKPPDMVWIIGTKQAWHIPDELPDYPRLQVFGREFQSIARKPYDVLIIE, from the coding sequence ATGATTCAAGCAAAACTGATCCCTTTTCAAAATTTTAAGTCCATTATCAAAAACTACTATTTTCAAGTTTTTACCCCTATTCCCTTGTTTTGGCTGGTTTTTTATGCCCTAGGATTTCCTCCTCCTATGGATGATGATTTATTCTTTATTGGGGCTGCTATAAACTTAGCTAAAACGGGAAATTTTGTTAATCCATTATTAGCCTTGTGGTCAGATAGAGCGATTGACCGATTCTATGTTCAGCCTCCCTTTCATTCTCATATTTTGGGCTTTTGGCTTCAACTATTTGGCGTAAATACCGCTAGTCTTTTAGCCTTTCAGGTGTTCTGTTACTTTGTCTTTTCTGTTTTCTTAGCCCTTTTGCTCAAAAGATATAAATTTCCGTGGTTTACTCCCTTAGCGATTACCCTTTGTTACGGTCTATTTATGTTTGGTTTTGGGTTACGCCAAGATGGGATCTCCATGGCTTTTTTAGCCCTAGGTTTATGGCTGATTTCCTATGATCAATATCTCGCCTATTTTTTCGGGTTTGTTTGTTTAGGTTCAAGTATTCTTTCCTTACCCGTTAATATGGTAATAGCAATCCCGTTTGGTTTAGGGATTCTGATCCGCAACTTTTGGTCAATCAAAGACGCTCCAGTGACGCTTAAAAAGCATCTATTTTATACCTCAATGATTTGGGGGTTAGCTGTTTTATTTACATTTTTTATTCTTTTACTCAGTATCAACTTTGAATTGTCTCGTTTTCTCTCTGATTTATCTTGGTGTGCCTCCCTCCGTCGCCAACCGATTAGTAACTTAATCCCAAGTATTATTTGGCAAATTTCTATAGGGGCTGGAAAAATGATTTACGGCAGTCTTTACGGTTTATTGCTTGCTGTAGAAATCTTGGTTTTAATCAATTATAAAAAACAGGAAAATTTAATCAAAGGATTTTTAGTGATTAGCAATATTTCATTAGGAACAATGCTAATTGCTTATTCTAATGTCTTGGGAACAAATTTTAATTTTTTCTGTTGGGTCTGTGTGATCATTCTTTTATCGAAATCTACTCTCCCGGCAATTTCTCGAAAAATTCTAGGATTAATGGCGGCCGTTATTGTCTTCATTAATTACAGTCCCACGTTTCTCACACTCTTCTTCCAAGATAGAACTGTCTCTACAAGCGTACAAGAAGCTAAAGAGTTTGTCGAAGCTCATCCCAATACAGCCTACTGGGTTGATAGTATTGCGGCAAGGTTTGTCTTTGACTATGATATTCCTGAAGGGTCAGTAGGCTGGGAGTTTTCGAGCGGTTCGGTTTTCTTCTTGCCGAGTTCTGTCGCCCAAAAACCACCAGATATGGTCTGGATTATTGGGACTAAACAGGCTTGGCATATTCCTGATGAATTACCGGACTACCCACGATTACAAGTATTTGGTCGAGAATTTCAAAGTATTGCTCGTAAACCTTATGATGTTTTAATCATTGAATAA
- a CDS encoding glycosyltransferase, with the protein MSSPANGRLKFLGAASLSTAFNLVLISVLIEQLQWDGNIANLVAVEVSLLFGFLAYRLLVWSGGNWQIQDVLLKQIPLYHISHGAALLGRILLIFPLLNYWGVHYGVNTLAGAIFGGILNYLVSDRILPELRRSHFHYPEALAPSLVASGPRAERPDSLPPVDLLSIVIPAYNEEGSISPTVHKLSQRLEEADLNYEILVVNDNSRDRTEQILQQLHQENPRVRYINNYYPNGFGFAVRCGVENFQGDAVIVYMGDSSDSPDNIIDYYEQLQAGYECVFGSRFIQGSKIVDYPTHKLLINRLANWFVKVLFGLDYNDTTNAFKAYRKEVIQGISPLLSHHFNLTVEMPLKAIVRGYSYTIVPITWHNRKAGVSKLKIKEMGSRYLFIVLSIFLEQKLSGGDYHRSRNPIAQSPISSHKSSN; encoded by the coding sequence ATGTCATCTCCAGCTAATGGTCGCTTAAAGTTTTTGGGTGCAGCGAGTTTAAGCACTGCGTTTAATTTGGTCTTAATCTCTGTCCTGATTGAACAATTACAATGGGATGGGAATATAGCCAATTTGGTGGCTGTAGAAGTGTCCTTACTGTTTGGTTTTTTGGCTTATCGTTTGTTGGTGTGGTCAGGGGGAAATTGGCAGATTCAGGATGTGTTGCTCAAGCAAATCCCCCTCTACCATATCTCTCATGGGGCGGCTTTATTGGGGCGGATTTTGCTGATTTTTCCCCTGTTGAACTATTGGGGGGTACATTATGGGGTAAATACCCTTGCCGGGGCGATTTTTGGGGGGATTTTGAATTATCTGGTGAGCGATCGCATTCTACCAGAATTAAGGCGATCGCATTTCCACTATCCCGAAGCCCTCGCCCCCTCCCTCGTTGCCTCTGGACCCCGTGCAGAACGTCCCGATTCCCTCCCCCCCGTCGATCTTCTTTCTATCGTTATTCCAGCGTATAACGAGGAAGGAAGTATTAGCCCCACCGTCCACAAACTCAGCCAGCGCCTAGAGGAAGCAGACTTAAACTATGAGATTTTAGTAGTCAATGATAACAGCCGCGATCGCACAGAACAAATCCTGCAACAACTGCACCAAGAAAACCCCCGCGTTCGTTACATTAATAACTACTACCCCAACGGTTTTGGTTTTGCCGTCCGGTGTGGAGTCGAAAACTTTCAAGGGGATGCCGTTATTGTCTACATGGGCGACAGTTCGGACAGTCCCGATAATATTATAGACTACTACGAACAACTGCAAGCAGGCTATGAATGCGTCTTTGGTTCGCGCTTCATCCAAGGCAGCAAAATTGTAGACTATCCCACCCACAAACTCCTAATTAACCGTTTAGCCAACTGGTTTGTTAAAGTCCTCTTTGGACTCGACTACAACGACACCACCAACGCCTTTAAAGCCTACCGGAAAGAAGTCATTCAAGGCATTTCGCCCTTACTTTCCCATCACTTTAACCTCACCGTAGAAATGCCCCTAAAAGCCATCGTCCGAGGCTACTCCTACACCATTGTTCCCATTACTTGGCACAACCGCAAAGCGGGAGTTTCCAAACTCAAAATCAAAGAAATGGGCAGTCGTTACCTCTTTATTGTCCTCTCCATCTTCTTAGAACAAAAACTATCGGGAGGAGACTATCACCGCAGCAGAAACCCCATCGCTCAATCTCCCATAAGTTCTCATAAATCGTCAAACTAA
- a CDS encoding NAD-dependent epimerase/dehydratase family protein: MSEKILILGGAGFIGSSLALNLKQQYPDAHIICLDNLRRRGSELNLPRFKAANIDFIHGDIRSEADLDPAILAVDTIIDCSAEPSVLAGFSSPQYVLQTNLIGTMNILELARKLSARLLFLSTSRVYPIEPIKQLNLIETETRFQLAEKQPYPGISPQGISEEFPLTGARSLYGATKLASELLIEEYRHAYGLKAIINRCGVITGPWQMGKVDQGVFTFWMAAHYFKKSLRYIGYGGTGKQVRDLLHVNDLFNLVQYQLEHFAELDGDVLNVGGGLDVSLSLLETTQICAEITGHQIPIEGVLAEREGDVPLFITDACKMKEKTGWNPAYSARQTLLDIYQWIQQNESLLSGIL, translated from the coding sequence ATGAGCGAAAAAATTCTAATTCTAGGCGGTGCTGGCTTTATCGGAAGTTCCCTCGCCCTTAACCTCAAACAACAATATCCTGACGCGCATATTATCTGTTTAGATAACCTCAGACGGCGCGGTTCAGAACTAAATCTCCCTCGCTTCAAAGCCGCTAATATTGACTTTATTCATGGAGATATTCGCAGCGAAGCAGATTTAGATCCCGCCATCTTAGCCGTTGATACTATCATTGATTGTTCCGCCGAACCCTCTGTATTAGCGGGATTTAGTTCCCCCCAATACGTGCTACAAACCAACCTTATCGGCACAATGAACATCTTAGAACTAGCCCGCAAACTATCAGCCCGTTTACTCTTTTTATCCACCAGTCGCGTTTATCCCATTGAACCGATTAAGCAACTCAATCTGATTGAAACAGAAACCCGCTTTCAACTGGCAGAAAAACAACCTTATCCCGGCATTTCTCCCCAAGGAATTAGCGAAGAATTTCCCCTAACGGGGGCGCGTTCCCTGTACGGTGCGACCAAACTCGCGTCAGAATTACTCATTGAAGAATACCGCCATGCTTATGGTTTAAAAGCCATTATTAACCGTTGTGGGGTGATTACTGGGCCCTGGCAAATGGGGAAAGTAGACCAAGGGGTTTTTACCTTTTGGATGGCTGCCCACTACTTTAAAAAATCCCTGCGCTATATTGGTTATGGTGGAACGGGGAAACAAGTTCGAGACTTACTTCATGTGAATGATTTATTTAACTTAGTGCAGTATCAACTGGAACATTTTGCTGAATTAGATGGAGATGTTTTAAATGTAGGAGGAGGGCTAGATGTGAGTCTTTCCTTATTAGAAACAACTCAAATCTGTGCAGAAATTACAGGTCATCAGATTCCCATTGAAGGGGTTTTAGCAGAACGGGAGGGCGATGTTCCCTTATTTATTACAGATGCCTGTAAAATGAAAGAAAAAACGGGCTGGAATCCTGCTTATTCCGCCCGACAAACTTTGTTAGATATTTACCAATGGATTCAACAAAATGAGTCCTTACTCTCCGGCATTTTATGA
- a CDS encoding heavy metal translocating P-type ATPase, translating into MEESILRLEGMSCATCAGRIERVISDVVGVEDCQVNFAAEQAKVRYNPAQTTLNAIQGAVSRAGYQAFPMKPMGRELDEEEKARQEAQRRELIQKLVLGGIVSGVLMFGGLPMMTGLHLPWIPMWLHHPYLQLVLTTPVVFWVGQGFFIGAWKAFKQNSADMNTLVALGTGTAYLYSLVPTFAPHLFIQQGLAPDVYYEISAMVITLVLLGGFLEHRARGKTSEAIRQLLGLQARTARVIRGGQVEDIPVEEVEVGDRILVRPGEKIPVDGQVVEGASTVDEAMVTGESVPVQKQAGDEVIGATLNKTGSFQFTATRVGRDTVLAQIVQLVQAAQGSKAPIQQLADQVTGWFVPVVMAIAILTFVIWFWAMGNLTLATLTTLGVLMIACPCALGLATPTSVMVGTGKGAEYGVLIKDAGSLEVAHKIQTIVLDKTGTLTVGQPMVRQFQTVTGTADGHEIKLLGLMAALENQSEHPLAEAVVKYAKNQGIGGDLPKVEGFEAIAGSGVQGRVNGVRLQMGTWRWLRELGLDCDRQTPQNEPLSRLAERWESESQTVVWVALEGQVEAIVGIADALKPSSSAVVKQLRKMGLEVVMLTGDNQKTADAIAQQAGISRVFAQVRPDQKSAIIQQLQEEGKWVAMVGDGINDAPALAQADVGIAIGTGTDVAIAASDITLISGDLQGLITAIQLSHATLGNIRSNLFFAFIYNVAGIPIAAGVLYPFFGWLLNPIVAGAAMAFSSVSVVMNALQLRHFKPKI; encoded by the coding sequence ATGGAAGAATCAATCTTACGCTTAGAGGGAATGTCCTGTGCGACCTGTGCGGGTCGTATTGAGCGCGTAATCAGCGATGTTGTTGGGGTTGAGGATTGTCAGGTCAATTTTGCGGCAGAACAGGCTAAGGTCCGCTATAACCCAGCACAAACGACCCTCAATGCTATTCAAGGGGCTGTGAGTCGGGCGGGATATCAGGCTTTTCCGATGAAACCAATGGGTAGGGAGTTGGATGAGGAGGAAAAGGCGCGGCAAGAAGCCCAACGACGGGAACTTATCCAGAAACTGGTGTTGGGGGGAATTGTTAGTGGGGTTTTGATGTTTGGTGGCCTGCCGATGATGACGGGGTTACATTTGCCTTGGATTCCCATGTGGTTACATCATCCCTATCTTCAGTTGGTGTTAACGACTCCGGTGGTGTTTTGGGTGGGACAAGGGTTCTTTATCGGGGCGTGGAAGGCGTTTAAACAGAATAGTGCAGATATGAATACCCTAGTGGCGCTGGGGACGGGGACGGCCTATCTTTATTCGTTGGTGCCGACGTTTGCCCCTCATTTATTTATACAGCAAGGGTTAGCGCCGGATGTTTACTATGAAATTAGTGCCATGGTGATTACGTTGGTGCTGTTGGGGGGGTTTCTGGAACATCGGGCGCGGGGGAAAACTTCGGAGGCGATTCGTCAGTTGTTGGGACTGCAAGCGCGGACGGCTAGGGTGATTCGAGGGGGACAGGTGGAGGATATTCCGGTGGAGGAGGTGGAAGTCGGCGATCGCATTTTAGTCCGGCCAGGGGAGAAAATCCCGGTGGATGGGCAGGTGGTGGAAGGGGCTTCTACGGTGGATGAGGCGATGGTGACGGGGGAAAGTGTCCCGGTGCAGAAACAAGCGGGGGATGAGGTGATTGGGGCGACGTTGAATAAAACCGGGAGTTTCCAATTTACGGCGACTCGGGTCGGACGGGATACGGTTTTAGCCCAGATTGTCCAGTTAGTCCAGGCCGCCCAAGGTTCAAAGGCCCCCATTCAACAATTAGCGGATCAGGTGACGGGGTGGTTTGTTCCGGTGGTGATGGCTATTGCTATTCTGACCTTTGTGATTTGGTTTTGGGCGATGGGCAACCTGACTCTGGCCACCCTCACCACTTTAGGGGTTTTGATGATTGCTTGCCCCTGTGCTTTAGGTTTGGCTACTCCGACTTCGGTTATGGTTGGCACGGGGAAAGGGGCGGAATATGGGGTATTAATCAAGGATGCGGGGAGTTTGGAAGTGGCCCACAAAATCCAGACGATTGTTTTGGATAAAACCGGAACCCTTACGGTGGGTCAGCCGATGGTACGTCAGTTTCAAACGGTGACGGGAACCGCCGATGGCCATGAGATTAAGCTGTTGGGCTTGATGGCGGCGTTAGAAAATCAATCAGAACACCCCTTAGCGGAGGCGGTGGTCAAATATGCTAAAAATCAAGGAATCGGGGGGGATTTGCCCAAGGTAGAGGGCTTTGAGGCTATTGCTGGGAGTGGGGTACAGGGTCGCGTGAATGGGGTTCGGCTCCAGATGGGCACCTGGCGCTGGTTGAGGGAGTTGGGCTTAGATTGTGACCGCCAGACCCCCCAAAATGAGCCGTTAAGCCGTCTCGCTGAACGCTGGGAGTCGGAGAGTCAAACGGTGGTTTGGGTGGCCTTGGAGGGTCAGGTAGAGGCTATTGTGGGCATTGCTGACGCTTTAAAACCTTCGTCCTCGGCGGTGGTGAAGCAGTTGCGGAAAATGGGGTTGGAGGTGGTGATGCTGACGGGGGATAATCAAAAAACGGCTGATGCGATCGCCCAACAAGCCGGAATTTCCCGAGTCTTTGCCCAAGTGCGCCCGGATCAAAAATCCGCTATTATCCAACAGTTACAAGAGGAGGGAAAATGGGTGGCAATGGTGGGGGATGGTATCAATGACGCGCCCGCTTTAGCCCAAGCGGATGTAGGGATTGCCATTGGGACGGGAACTGATGTTGCGATCGCCGCTTCCGATATTACCCTGATTTCTGGCGACCTCCAAGGCCTGATCACCGCCATTCAACTTAGTCACGCTACCCTCGGCAATATTCGCAGTAATTTATTTTTTGCCTTCATTTACAACGTGGCAGGGATTCCCATTGCTGCCGGGGTTTTATACCCCTTTTTCGGTTGGTTACTCAACCCCATTGTCGCAGGGGCAGCCATGGCATTCAGTTCTGTTTCTGTGGTCATGAATGCCTTACAGTTACGGCATTTTAAACCCAAGATATGA
- a CDS encoding PIN domain-containing protein has product MYDTNRFIDYLADEAAILPFFSESFIRQNEVIISCIVRIELLSFPELSNEEEAVIADLLMQFEQVPLLPQTEDRTIQLRRHHRLKLPDALTSNFGS; this is encoded by the coding sequence ATTTACGACACCAACAGATTTATTGACTACTTGGCTGACGAAGCGGCAATCTTGCCATTTTTCTCAGAATCATTTATCAGACAAAATGAGGTGATTATTTCCTGTATTGTGCGAATTGAGTTGCTGAGTTTCCCAGAATTATCCAATGAGGAAGAAGCGGTCATTGCTGATTTGTTAATGCAGTTTGAACAAGTCCCCCTACTGCCCCAAACTGAAGATCGCACTATTCAATTACGGCGACATCACCGCCTCAAACTTCCCGATGCCTTGACTTCTAACTTTGGGTCTTAA
- a CDS encoding type II toxin-antitoxin system HicB family antitoxin — translation MKITAIIHPAEEGGYWAEVPAFRGCITEGDTIEEVRQNLQDAVQGWLTVANNSLNRIDPTDEIVEITV, via the coding sequence ATGAAAATTACAGCAATTATTCATCCAGCAGAAGAAGGTGGCTATTGGGCAGAAGTTCCAGCATTTCGGGGTTGTATTACCGAGGGAGATACTATAGAAGAGGTTCGGCAAAATTTACAAGATGCCGTTCAGGGGTGGCTCACTGTTGCGAATAATAGCCTAAACAGAATAGACCCAACAGATGAAATTGTGGAAATTACTGTATGA